A part of Brassica rapa cultivar Chiifu-401-42 chromosome A05, CAAS_Brap_v3.01, whole genome shotgun sequence genomic DNA contains:
- the LOC103848933 gene encoding disease resistance-like protein DSC2: MDEEYRGAEQSWVVHSTVHLGRNVLATDLLLIMMVFPDIAYQIRFFFFLKYIFRSARLMALSTLSRHCKHHVFPSFHGPDVRRGCLSYLLKEFKEKAIDVFIDNDIERSKLIGPELTEAIRGSLIAIVLISRNYASSTWCLNELVEIMRCWDEDKQTVEVIFYEVDPSDVKKQKGDFGAVFDKTCAEKSTEEVERWRKALHIVAQLAGYHTSNFDDDAVMTAKVVTDVSNKFNDSTTSNDSSCLVGIGTHIKEIESLLSLESDEVRMVGIWGPSGIGKTTIARALYGELSSKFTHAAFIESIQGKFEQNYRDEHAFKLQLQEQLLSKTLSQKDVKIGHLGVAKARLKDKKVLVVLDDVDDLKQLEAMTDKTCWFGPQSRIVITTKDKKLLVAHEINHIYHVDFPSLSEALEILCLSAFRHKSPSSGFEDMAIEVTRLAGRLPLGLCVFGAYLRGMSRDHWINALPRLRTSLDGEIGKVLRVSYEALCEEDQGLFLHIACFFKGESINDVVDCLAESRLNVKHGLQVLFDKCFISYDEWGRLVVHNLLEKLAKEIIRKQSVSDPGKRQFLVDALDICDVLEENAGTETIIGINFDLSEVRGELIIDERAFEGMSRLQFLRFKKRGLYDNIQLLLPQGLKFRASKLKFLEWYRFPLTCFPREFQPRRLVKLMMEDSNLEKLWEEPIPLPCLKLIELSGSVYLKELPDLSNATNLKVLRAGFCSSLSEISSIGKSTSLEELHLEYCRKLTKIPSSIGNAINLEALNVEGCEGLVELPSSIWSLSKLKKLLILGCSKLNRLGSQLRSFLDISGNITEFSITDTEIEEFPSSIMAFSCLRDLCVNAERLEVFPDVPDTIENLTLIIARIEEIPPSIQNLTRLTRLSLSRCKKLKVFPTNVNLQSLSRLYLSSCTQLRTFPEISTSISYLNLSDTSIEEVPSSIWSWPHLRELDLEDCRSLRVIHSFPDNIEELDSGLSDTGTDSSGGDSETRLPLCINLKGCKSLVSLPHIPYCVSLLDASNCKSLERIDGLVSNPERCLIFINCSKLSKPARELIEVSDCKSALFPGGELPADFDHRAREGLLTVQSHLPLFLRFKACLLLLHRGYIEDEDDEDEECMCGKRLSCDIWCVQNGVDVGHGSRAYYLPATLGSKEHLYFLESSISLNLPETDVNFSELHFEFYEITGCL, encoded by the exons GGAAGGAACGTCCTAGCTACCGACCTATTATTGATCATGATGGTCTTCCCAGACATCGCTTATCAAATCAG attttttttctttctgaaataCATTTTCAGATCTGCTCGTCTGATGGCTCTTTCTACTTTGTCTCGTCATTGTAAACACCATGTCTTTCCTAGCTTCCACGGGCCAGATGTCCGTAGAGGCTGTCTCAGCTACTTACTGAAGGAGTTCAAAGAGAAAGCAATCGACGTCTTCATAGACAATGACATAGAGAGGAGCAAGTTGATTGGTCCCGAGCTCACAGAAGCTATAAGAGGATCGTTAATTGCAATTGTCTTGATCTCGAGGAACTACGCTTCATCAACATGGTGTCTGAACGAGTTGGTGGAGATCATGAGGTGTTGGGATGAAGATAAGCAGACGGTGGAGGTGATTTTCTATGAAGTGGATCCATCTGACGTGAAAAAGCAGAAGGGAGACTTCGGAGCTGTCTTTGATAAAACTTGTGCAGAGAAATCAACGGAGGAAGTTGAGAGATGGAGAAAAGCTTTGCATATTGTGGCTCAACTCGCTGGTTACCATACAAGTAACTT tgaTGATGATGCGGTCATGACTGCAAAAGTTGTTACGGATGTTTCGAACAAGTTCAATGATTCCACAACATCAAATGATTCCAGCTGCTTGGTTGGGATTGGAACTCATATCAAGGAGATAGAGTCATTATTGTCCTTAGAATCCGATGAAGTCCGGATGGTTGGTATCTGGGGTCCTTCTGGAATTGGTAAGACGACCATCGCCAGAGCTTTATATGGAGAGCTCTCTAGTAAGTTTACACATGCTGCTTTTATTGAGAGTATCCAAGGGAAGTTTGAGCAAAACTATCGAGACGAGCACGCGTTCAAGTTGCAGTTACAAGAACAACTTTTGTCAAAGACCTTAAGTCAGAAAGATGTAAAAATAGGTCATCTGGGTGTGGCAAAAGCAAGGCTGAAGGACAAGAAGGTGCTTGTCGTTCTTGATGATGTGGATGACTTAAAGCAGCTAGAAGCCATGACTGACAAAACTTGCTGGTTTGGGCCTCAAAGTAGGATTGTCATCACGACAAAGGATAAAAAGCTTTTGGTAGCACATGAGATCAACCATATTTACCATGTGGATTTTCCATCTTTATCTGAAGCTCTTGAAATTCTCTGTCTGTCTGCTTTTCGTCATAAGTCACCGTCATCTGGGTTTGAGGACATGGCCATAGAAGTTACACGGCTCGCCGGTCGTCTTCCTTTGGGTCTATGTGTTTTTGGCGCATATCTGCGAGGAATGTCCAGAGATCATTGGATAAATGCATTGCCTCGACTTAGGACGAGTCTGGATGGGGAGATTGGGAAAGTATTAAGGGTCAGCTATGAGGCTTTATGCGAGGAAGATCAAGGACTGTTTCTTCATATAGCATGTTTTTTCAAAGGTGAAAGCATTAATGACGTGGTGGACTGTCTTGCGGAGAGTCGTTTGAACGTCAAACACGGGCTCCAAGTGTTGTTCGATAAATGTTTCATATCTTATGACGAATGGGGACGGTTGGTGGTTCATAACTTGCTGGAGAAATTGGCCAAAGAAATTATTCGTAAACAATCTGTTTCTGATCCTGGGAAACGTCAGTTCTTGGTCGATGCTCTGGACATTTGTGATGTGCTCGAGGAAAATGCT GGCACCGAAACTATTATAGGAATAAATTTTGACTTATCGGAAGTCAGGGGAGAATTAATTATTGACGAGCGAGCCTTTGAAGGGATGTCTAGGCTCCAGTTCTTAAGATTCAAGAAACGGGGTTTGTATGACAACATCCAACTTCTCTTACCCCAGGGTCTGAAGTTTAGAGCTAGTAAGCTTAAGTTTCTCGAATGGTATCGATTTCCGTTGACGTGTTTTCCTCGTGAGTTTCAACCGCGGCGTCTTGTCAAACTTATGATGGAGGACAGCAACCTTGAAAAGCTGTGGGAAGAACCTATT CCTCTCCCATGTCTGAAGTTGATAGAGCTGTCTGGTTCCGTCTACCTCAAAGAACTTCCGGATCTGTCTAATGCCACTAATCTCAAGGTACTGAGGGCTGGTTTCTGCTCAAGTCTGTCGGAGATCTCCTCTATTGGGAAGTCCACTAGTCTCGAGGAGTTGCATCTCGAATATTGCCGAAAGTTGACCAAGATCCCCTCTTCCATTGGGAATGCCATTAATCTCGAGGCCTTGAATGTCGAGGGATGCGAGGGTCTGGTTGAACTCCCATCCTCTATTTGGAGCCTCAGTAAGTTAAAGAAACTGTTAATTTTAGGATGCTCAAAGCTAAACCGTTTGGGGTCACAGTTGAGAAGCTTTCTTGATATTTCCGGAAACATTACAGAATTCAGTATTACTGATACAGAGATAGAAGAGTTTCCTTCATCAATCATGGCTTTTTCGTGTCTTCGTGATCTCTGTGTGAATGCCGAAAGACTCGAGGTGTTTCCAGATGTTCCTGACACCATCGAAAACCTAACATTAATCATCGCGAGAATAGAAGAAATTCCTCCATCGATTCAGAATCTCACACGTCTCACTAGACTAAGCTTGTCTCGCTGCAAGAAGCTAAAGGTATTTCCAACCAACGTCAACCTGCAATCTCTCTCTCGACTTTATCTCAGTTCCTGTACACAATTGAGAACATTTCCAGAGATATCTACAAGCATTAGTTATCTTAATCTGAGCGATACTTCTATAGAAGAAGTCCCTTCATCCATATGGTCGTGGCCCCATCTTCGTGAATTGGACTTGGAAGATTGCCGCAGCCTTCGGGTGATCCATAGTTTTCCTGACAACATCGAAGAGTTGGACTCGGGCTTGAGCGATACGGGAACAGATTCCTCAGGTGGTGATTCGGAGACTCGTCTACCATTATGTATAAACCTCAAAGGGTGCAAGAGTCTTGTGTCATTGCCCCACATTCCGTATTGCGTCTCACTCCTTGATGCATCTAACTGTAAGTCGCTGGAGAGAATAGATGGCTTAGTTAGCAATCCAGAGAGATGTCTCATCTTTATTAATTGTTCCAAGCTGAGCAAACCAGCGAGAGAACTCATTGAGGTATCGGATTGCAAGTCTGCGCTCTTTCCTGGTGGAGAACTGCCTGCAGACTTTGATCACCGAGCAAGAGAGGGTTTACTAACGGTCCAGAGCCATCTTCCTTTATTCTTAAGATTTAAAGCTTGTCTTTTGCTGCTTCATAGAGGTTATATAGAGGACGAGGATGATGAGGACGAGGAATGCATGTGTGGCAAGAGGCTTTCATGTGACATCTGGTGCGTTCAAAATGGCGTCGATGTTGGACATGGATCACGCGCGTACTATCTACCAGCAACACTTGGATCTAAGGAGCATTTGTATTTCTTGGAATCTTCCATCTCACTAAACCTTCCTGAAACAGATGTGAATTTTAGCGAGCTTCATTTTGAGTTCTACGAGATCACTG GTTGTCTATGA